From one Pseudoliparis swirei isolate HS2019 ecotype Mariana Trench chromosome 5, NWPU_hadal_v1, whole genome shotgun sequence genomic stretch:
- the oca2 gene encoding P protein, producing the protein MFIIEHLHHLHQPAMFLENKNNLEMEMAQASAQGLQGRGSLRSPEVVAGDFGELCLLEGISERRDAHKQLHREDGFSVVKVLRGRSSSSTERSPLLRFSQDDSLTYMTLHDPGLVGGGLDLEKRGRLGSEVTSLSMTGSGSSDKTDPLDLDLKPRLSSSIKCCFRGSKVAVMFAVVVLCSLFFSMYPDRDDPWRMLAVSSSDSFSVNLTDFRDNALLKLQVGGAFSGGKPELGQDYILVQVEQTEPAGARRRRAEQVIYNWTVPLHPQRSGQLLLSHTFPMISSDPISISVQAFLQQDEVVPMSMTHQALYVTVETQVVIAAVILTGVYVLIIFEVVHRTLAAMLGSLAALAALAVIGDRPSLVTVVEWIDYETLALLFGMMVLVAIFSETGFFDYCAVKAYQLSRGRVWPMIIILCLIAAILSAFLDNVTTMMLFTPVTIRLCEVLNLDPRHVLIAEVIFTNIGGAATAVGDPPNVIIVSNQALRREGIDFASFTGFMSLGIFLVLISSFPFLRLLLWNKKLYNKESIEIVDLQHEVLVWRQTAQRINPASREETAVKCLLMQKVLDLEVRLRSMMKTFHSQISEEDKNWEKNIQELQKKHRITDTVLLVKCVSVLSVVIFMFFLNSFIPSIHLELGWIAILGSLWLLVLADIQDFEIILHRVEWATLLFFAGLFVLMEALAQLQLIDYIGEQTALLIKSVPEDQRLAVAIILVMWISALASSLIDNIPFTAAMIPVLINLSQDEDVNLPIKPLIFSLAMGACLGGNGTLIGASANVVCAGIAEQHGYGFSFIEFFKLGFPMMIMTCMIGMCYLLATHVGLGWNM; encoded by the exons ATGTTTATCATtgaacatcttcatcatcttcatcag cCCGCCATGTTTCTGGAGAACAAGAACAacctggagatggagatggctcAGGCCTCGGCTCAGGGCCTGCAGGGCCGTGGCAGCCTGAGGTCACCGGAGGTCGTGGCCGGAGACTTCGGGGAGCTCTGCCTCCTGGAGGGCATCTCTGAGAGGAGAGACGCCCACAAGCAGCTGCACAGAGAGGACGG CTTCAGCGTGGTGAAGGTCCTCCGGGGGAGGAGCAGCTCCTCAACCGAGAGGTCTCCTCTGCTCCGGTTCTCTCAGGACGACAG TCTGACCTACATGACCTTACACGACCCCGGcctcgtggggggggggctggacctGGAGAAGAGGGGCCGGCTGGGCAGCGAGGTCACCAGCCTGTCCATGACGGGGTCCGGGTCCTCGGACAAGACCGACccgctggacctggacctgaagcccaggctcagcagcagcatcaa ATGTTGCTTCAGAGGCTCCAAAGTTGCCGTGATGTTTGCCGTCGTCGTGCTCTGCAGC CTCTTCTTCAGCATGTATCCGGACCGAGACGACCCCTGGAGGATGCTGGCCGTGTCCTCCTCAGACAGCTTCT CCGTGAACCTCACGGACTTCCGCGACAACGCGCTGCTGAAGCTGCAGGTGGGCGGGGCCTTCAGCGGGGGGAAGCCGGAGCTGGGCCAGGACTACATCCTGGTCCAGGTGGAGCAGACCGAGCCGGCGGgcgcgcggaggaggagggccgaGCAG gtgaTCTACAACTGGACCGTCCCTCTGCACCCGCAACGcagcggccagctgctgctgaGCCACACCTTCCCGATGATCAGCAG CGACCCCATCAGCATCTCGGTGCAGGCCTTCCTCCAGCAGGACGAGGTGGTCCCCATGTCCATGACCCACCAGGCGCTCTACGTCACCGTGGAGACGCAGGTGGTCATCGCCGCGGTCATCCTGACGGGCGTCTACGTGCTCATCATCTTTGAG GTCGTGCATCGGAcgctggcggccatgttgggttCTCTGGCTGCGCTCGCCGCGCTGGCCGTCATCGGAGAC AGACCCAGTCTGGTGACGGTTGTCGAGTGGATCGACTACGAGACGCTGGCGCTGCTCTTCGGCATG ATGGTGCTGGTGGCCATCTTCTCAGAGACCGGCTTCTTCGACTACTGCGCTGTGAAG GCCTACCAGCTGTCCAGAGGGAGGGTGTGGCCTATGATCATCATCCTCTGTCTCATCGCCGCCATCCTGTCGGCGTTCCTGGACAACGTGACCACGATGATGCTCTTCACGCCCGTGACCATCAG GCTGTGCGAGGTCCTGAACCTTGACCCCCGACACGTCCTGATAGCGGAGGTGATCTTCACCAACATCGGGGGCGCGGCCACCGCCGTGGGGGACCCGCCCAACGTCATCATCGTGTCCAACCAGGCGCTGCGCAGAGAG ggTATCGACTTCGCCAGCTTCAcaggcttcatgtctctggggATCTTCCTGGTCCTCATCTCCTCGTTTCCTTTCCTCCGGCTGCTCCTCTGGAACAAGAAGCTCTACAACAAGGAGTCCATCGAGATCGTCG ACCTCCAACACGAGGTCCTGGTCTGGCGGCAGACCGCTCAGCGCATCAACCCGGCCAGCCGAGAGGAGACGGCCGTGAAGTGTCTCCTGATGCAGAAGGTCCTGGACCTGGAGGTCCGGCTGCGCTCCATGATGAAGACCTTCCACAG tcagATCTCTGAAGAGGACAAGAACTGGGAGAAGAACATCCAGGAGCTGCAGAAGAAG CACCGGATCACCGACACGGTGCTGCTGGTGAAGTGCGTGTCCGTGCTGTCGGTGGTGATCTTCATGTTCTTCCTCAACTCCTTCATTCCCAGCATCCACCTGGAGCTCg gtTGGATCGCCATCCTGGGCTCCCTGTGGCTCCTGGTTCTGGCCGACATTCAGGACTTTGAGATCATCCTGCACCGGGTGGAGTGGGCCACGCTGCTCTTCTTCGCCGGACTCTTCGTCTTGATGGAG gcTCTGGCTCAGCTGCAGCTCATCGACTACATCGGGGAACAGACTGCGCTGCTCATCAAA TCGGTGCCAGAGGACCAGCGCTTGGCGGTCGCCATCATCCTGGTGATGTGGATCTCGGCTCTCGCTTCGTCTCTCATCGACAACATTCCCTTCACCGCCGCCATG ATTCCGGTGCTCATCAACCTGAGTCAGGACGAGGATGTGAACCTCCCCATCAAGCCTCTGATCTTCTCCTTGGCGATGGGCGCCTGCCTCGGGG GAAACGGCACGTTGATCGGAGCGTCGGCCAACGTTGTGTGTGCCGGAATCGCCGAGCAGCACGGCTACGGCTTCTCCTTCATCGAGTTCTTCAA GTTAGGGTTCCCCATGATGATCATGACCTGTATGATCGGCATGTGCTACCTGCTGGCCACTCACGTCGGCCTGGGATGGAACATGTGA